The following are encoded together in the Brassica napus cultivar Da-Ae chromosome A9, Da-Ae, whole genome shotgun sequence genome:
- the LOC106363090 gene encoding putative RING-H2 finger protein ATL69, translated as MHFSNMNIQQLDFRVMQSRPLSPSEGYENLVAITIDIKSDRSTPVYPPVLINISLHSSSPRYIFQQLVMEQETQDTNHLRLLAYLAEQISTAATSLGFGHNGFVMEIDYKVVYVVVRSGHPPLDESVSLRASLLRLVLSGSVGYREETKGLKMETGPCSICLDNLVVSGRSNSKRGIPTRMTCSHVFHDGCLLEWLQRKNTCPLCRTVLYDRSTILNNVD; from the coding sequence ATGCATTTTTCAAACATGAATATTCAACAACTGGATTTTCGCGTAATGCAGTCGAGACCTCTTTCGCCATCAGAAGGATACGAAAACTTAGTCGCCATCACCATCGACATAAAATCTGACCGGTCCACTCCGGTTTATCCACCCGTTCTCATCAACATCAGTCTCCATAGTTCAAGTCCCCGCTACATCTTCCAACAACTTGTCATGGAACAAGAGACTCAAGATACTAACCATCTTCGCTTATTAGCATATTTAGCCGAACAGATCTCAACAGCTGCAACCTCATTAGGTTTTGGACACAACGGTTTTGTCATGGAAATAGACTACAAAGTTGTTTACGTGGTGGTTAGGTCTGGTCATCCTCCTCTAGACGAGTCGGTATCGTTGAGGGCTTCCTTGTTGAGGTTGGTTCTATCAGGGAGTGTCGGATATAGAGAGGAAACCAAGGGTTTGAAGATGGAAACAGGGCCGTGTTCTATATGTCTCGACAATCTCGTCGTCTCCGGTCGTTCGAACTCGAAACGTGGTATCCCTACGCGTATGACATGTTCCCATGTCTTCCACGATGGTTGTCTCTTGGAATGGCTTCAACGCAAAAACACTTGCCCTTTGTGTCGGACTGTGCTGTACGATCGGTCTACGATTTTGAACAATGTGGATTGA
- the LOC111200051 gene encoding uncharacterized protein LOC111200051: MTTRLYLTYITLRSFTSHSLKQSHLFLLCFQNMIRPRVELSDFKHERRSGSYVNSIIIVVDTISDEIQVSPSVRVDISLPSFLGRHRIRRLIQDQLINRRWLSPKISRTATKLGFSRREVLQDQFASHRWLSDKLAPGISEIAARLGFGCNSLIVTITVKITPSPSKEEVLTRMVQLGKISKEELRSSKMETEPCSICLDNLVSGKHGVSTRMTCSHVFHEKCLLVWFQRKNTCPLCRTVLYDRLMIGNKGSRN, encoded by the coding sequence ATGACGACGCGCTTATATCTCACTTACATAACCTTAAGAAGCTTCACAAGTCATTCTTTAAAACAAAgtcatctctttcttctctgtTTTCAGAACATGATTCGTCCTCGTGTGGAGCTGAGCGACTTCAAACATGAGAGACGTTCAGGAAGCTACGTAAACTCGATCATCATCGTCGTCGACACAATATCTGATGAGATTCAAGTTTCTCCAAGCGTTCGCGTAGATATAAGTCTCCCTAGTTTCTTAGGTCGTCACCGCATCCGAAGGCTCATCCAAGATCAACTCATCAACCGCCGTTGGTTATCCCCGAAGATCTCAAGGACTGCAACCAAGTTAGGGTTTAGCCGCAGAGAGGTTCTCCAAGATCAATTCGCTAGCCACCGTTGGTTGTCTGATAAATTAGCCCCAGGGATCTCAGAGATTGCAGCAAGGTTAGGTTTTGGTTGTAACAGTTTAATTGTGACCATCACTGTCAAGATAACCCCTTCTCCATCGAAGGAAGAGGTGTTAACGAGGATGGTTCAACTAGGGAAGATAAGCAAAGAGGAGTTGAGGAGTTCTAAGATGGAAACAGAACCGTGTTCTATTTGTCTGGATAATCTTGTCTCCGGTAAACATGGTGTCTCTACACGCATGACCTGTTCCCATGTCTTCCATGAAAAATGTCTATTGGTGTGGTTTCAACGCAAAAACACTTGCCCCTTGTGTCGGACTGTGCTGTACGATCGATTGATGATTGGGAACAAAGGGAGTAGAAATTAG
- the LOC106367033 gene encoding putative transferase At4g12130, mitochondrial, whose product MLRFSLRRQISNSNGIYRRNIHSGLEDAGPMASKLKSRSVVRFSGPDTVKFLQGLLTNDVRRFGESAGEKSSTVPTPNMPSVSTPPMYAALLTPQGRFLYDFFLYSPTRPDEKLDRTGSGPGSDPGRDGSVELFADVDVSVLDELLETLKKYRLRSKVDIENVAEEFSCWQRYGRNLSGSSSVGWGGGVDRAGESTASGNKYGWQWYEDPRLDCLGYRSIFPSDATPPLVEADKETDESNYLLWRLEHGVAEGSSEIPKGEAIPLEYNFVGLNAISFDKGCYVGQELIARTHHRGVIRKRLVPLRFIDSNGKEVNQKIAAGAEVVESGSGKKVGTVSTALGSRGMGVMRVEEAFRALSVSSGSEEVKVEAIRPTWWPAEWFQQNQSGVASA is encoded by the exons ATGCTCCGATTCAGTCTCCGCCGTCAAATCTCCAATTCAAACGGCATTTACCGCCGGAACATACACAGCGGTCTCGAAGATGCCGGTCCGATGGCATCTAAGCTCAAATCCCGATCCGTCGTCCGGTTTAGCGGACCGGATACGGTTAAATTTCTCCAGGGATTGTTGACCAACGATGTACGGAGGTTCGGTGAATCCGCCGGCGAGAAAAGCTCCACGGTTCCTACTCCGAACATGCCTTCCGTTTCCACGCCGCCTATGTACGCCGCGCTGTTAACTCCCCAGGGAAGGTTTCTGTACGATTTTTTCCTGTACAGCCCGACGAGACCCGACGAAAAGCTCGATAGAACCGGTTCCGGACCCGGGTCGGATCCGGGTCGTGATGGGTCTGTTGAGTTGTTTGCAGATGTTGATGTCTCTGTCCTCGATGAGTTGCTTGAAACACTAAAAAA ATATCGTTTGAGGTCCAAAGTTGATATTGAAAACGTTGCAGAAGAGTTCTCGTGTTGGCAGCGTTACGGTAGAAACCTTTCTGGATCTTCGTCTGTTGGTTGGGGAGGTGGTGTTGATCGTGCTGGTGAATCTACAGCTAGTGGTAATAAGTATGGGTGGCAATGGTACGAGGATCCAAGGCTGGACTGTCTCGGTTACAGAAGCATCTTTCCTTCTGATGCAACGC CGCCTTTGGTTGAGGCGGATAAAGAAACAGATGAAAGCAATTACCTTTTGTGGAGGTTAGAGCATGGAGTTGCTGAAGGATCATCTGAAATACCTAAAG GTGAAGCGATTCCGCTTGAGTATAACTTCGTTGGTCTTAATGCGATAAGCTTTGACAAAGGCTGCTATGTTGGACAAGAGCTTATAGCTCGTACTCACCACCGTGGGGTCATCCGCAAACGCCTAGTCCCTTTACGATTCATTGATAGCAATGGGAAAG AGGTGAACCAGAAAATAGCAGCTGGAGCTGAGGTGGTTGAATCAGGAAGCGGCAAGAAAGTGGGGACGGTTTCAACGGCTTTGGGTAGCCGAGGAATGGGAGTGATGAGAGTAGAGGAAGCCTTTAGAGCACTGTCCGTAAGCAGCGGGTCAGAGGAGGTGAAGGTGGAGGCGATTAGACCGACGTGGTGGCCTGCTGAGTGGTTCCAACAGAATCAGTCAGGGGTTGCCTCTGCCTAG